CCTGCGCCTCGATGCGGTGCGGCTCGCCCGTGGCCTTCACCGGCCAGTACGCGCAGTTCAGCGAGGACCAGGCCAGGACCTCGCCGAAGACCGGGGACGCCTTCTCGAAGGCCGGCAGCGCCTGCTCGACCTGTTCGGGGCCGGTGAAGGCCGGCGGCAGGTCCAGGCAGTTCACGGCGGCGTTGGCCATCATCAGGTTGCTGTAGTGACCGCCGGCGTCGCGTTCGTAGTAGCTGTCGGAGAGCGCGAGCAGGCCCGCGCCGTCGTTGCCCTTCATCGCCGAGGTCAGGGCCTCGCGCAGCTGCTGCCAGGTGCCCTGGTCGTACATCGCCGCGATCACTCCGGTCGTGGCCAGAGCCTCGCCCAGCTTGCGGCCGTCCGGATCGCCCGCCGGGATGGGGTGCGCGTCGAGCTTCCGGAAGAACGCCTCCAGGTGGCCGCCGACCTGTGCGGGGGTCGTGCCGGCGGTGCCGAGCGGGCAGTCGGCGTGCCGTACGCAGTCCTTCGCGAACGCCTGGAAGGCGGTCTCGAAGCCGGCGGTCTGGTCCAGGTTCATCCGCCGGGCGTCCAGCGCCGGGTCCATCGCGCCGTCCAGCACCATCCGGCCGACCCGGCCGGGGAACAGGCCCGCGTACGTCGCCCCGAGGAACGTGCCGTACGACGCTCCCACGTAGTTCAGTTTCGGATCGCCCAGCACCGCCCGCAGGATGTCCATGTCCCGCGCCGCCTCGACGGTGGAGACGTGCCGCAGCAGGCGCGCCGAGTGCGCCCCGCAGCTCTCGGCGAACGTCCTGTCCGCCGTGACCAGCGCCGCCCGCTCCTTCGCGTTGTCGGGCGTCAGGTCGGTCTGCGCGTACGCGTCCATGCGGCGGCCGTCCAGGCATTCGACGGGCTCGCTGCGGGCGACGCCCCGCGGGTCCATGGCGACCATGTCGTAGTGGGCGCGGACGTCGGCCGGATAGCCGGCACCGGCGTAACTCTGCAGGTAGGCGATCGCCGAGCCGCCGGGACCGCCCGGGTTGACCAGCAGCGAACCGAGCGGCCTGCCCTTGCCGGCTGCCTTCTTGCGGGCGACGGCGAGCCGGACGTCTCCCGCACCGGGCCTGGCGTAGTCGAGCGGGGCCTTCATCGTCGCGCACTGGAAACCGGAGACACCGCAGGCACGCCAGTGCAGTGTCTGCGTGTAGTACGGCGACAGCGCCGACGGTGTCGCGCGCGGCAGCGCGGCCAGCGCGGCGTCCACCGTCCCGCCGGCCGAGGTCGAGCTCCCGGCGGAGCAGGCGGACAGGAGCAGGGCGGCGGCCGTGAACAGGGTGGCCGTGAGGCGGGCCGTCCGGGTACGGATGCCCCGGGTCCGGCGGAGGGATGGCCTGGTGTGCATCAGGCGAGCGTAACGCTCCGCGATGCACCGGATGCGGTGCGTGGGAATTGTCGCCTCGTACGGGGGACACCCCCGGCTCGGCACGGCGACGGCGCCGGCCGGTCTCCCGGCGTGGCGTCTCAGCCCGCCCGCAGCGCCATCGTCATCGCCTCGACCGCCAGCAGCGGGGCCACGTTGCGGTCCAGGGCCTCCCGGCAGGCCGCGATCGCCTCGATGCGGCGGAGCGTCGATTCCGGAGTGCTGCCGCGCGCCAGCCGGTCCAGGGCGTCCTGCGCGTCCTCGTTGGCGATCGCCACGCGGGAGCCCAGCTGCAGGGCGAGGACGTCGCGGTAGAAGGCGGTGAGGTCGCCGAGGGCGACGTCGAGGCTGTCGCGCTGCGTGCGCGTTCTGCGGCGCTTCTGCATGTCCTCGAGGTCCTTCATCACCCCCGCCGTGCCGCGCGGCAGCCGGCCGCCCTGGGCCGCGCCGAGCGCCGCCTTCAGCTCCTCGGCCTCCTTGCCGTCCATCTCCTCGGCGAGCTGCTTGGCGTCCTCGGCGGCCGCGTCGACCAGCTCCTGGGCGGCCTTCAGGCAGGCGCCGACCTCGTCGAGCCGCAGGGGCAGCTTCAGCACGGCCGCGCGGCGCTCGCGGGCCGCCGGGTCCGTGGCCAGGCGCCGGGCGCGGTCGACGTGCCCCTGGGTGGCGCGGGCGACGGCCACCGCCACCTCGGGCTCGATGCCGTCGCGCCGCATCAGCATGTCGGCGACCGCGTCCACGGACGGCGTGCGCAGGTTCAGGTGGCGGCAGCGGGAGCGGATGGTGGGCAGGACGTCCTCGATGGAGGGGGCGCACAGCAGCCAGACCGTGCGGGGTGCGGGCTCCTCCACCGCCTTCAGGACGGCGTTGGCCGACTTCTCGTTCAGCCGCTCGGCGTCCTCGACCAGGATGATCTGCCAGCGGCCGTTCGCCGGGGCGGTGAACGACTTGCGGACCGTGTCCCGCATGTCCTTCACCAGGATCTCGGAGCCGACCGCGGCCACCGAGGTGACGTCCGCGTGGGTGCCGAGCAGCGCGGTGTGGCAGCCGTCGCAGAAGCCGCAGCCGGGGGCGCCGCCGAGGGCGCGGTCGGGGCTCACGCACTGCAGGGCCGCGGCGAAGGCCCTGGCCGCCTGGTTCCGGCCCGCGCCGGGCGGGCCCGTGAACAGCCAGGCGTGCGTCATCCGCGACGCCTCGGGCAGCGGCTCGTCGGCGGCGGCGGCCGTGACGAGGGCGTCGGCGTCCCGCGCGGCCGCGTCGAGCACCGCGCTCACCTTCTCCTGCCCGACGAGGTCGTCCCACACCGTCATGGGTCACGCCGCCCTTCCGTCACACTCCGCGTTCCGGGATCCATTGTGCGGGTGGGCACTGACAACGGGGGCCTGGCACCGGGTTCGACGGACGAGGGCCAGAGGGTCTGGCGGACGTGAGCCAGAGGGTCCGGCGGACGTCGCGGATCCGGTGGCGTCAGCCGCGCCGGCCCCGGCCGCGGCCCTTGCGGCCCTGCTCCTCGTCCTGGTCGCCGTGCTCGCGCTCGTCGTACGACCCCAGCAGTTCGTCCGCGAGCGACGGCAGGTCGTCCAGCGGGGTCTCCTCGGCCCAGTCGGGGCGCGGCCGGCGGCGCGGGGCGCCGTCGGCGTCGATCTGCGGCATCTCGCGTGTACGGTCCTCGGAGCCGTCGGGACCCGCGGCGGACCGCTCGTCCCGGAAGAAGCCGGGAGGCACCCGGCCCGCCGGGTCGTCACTCCGCACGGGCGGCAGTACGGCCGTCTCGTCCGCCGCACCCGGGACCACCGGCGGCAGTACGGCCGTCTCGTCCGCCGCACCCGGGGTCACCGGCGGCAGCACCGCGGTCTCGTCCGCCGCACCCGGAACGACCGGCGGCAGCACCGCGGTCTCGTCCGCCGCGCCCGGGACCTGCGGCTGCGGCAGCTCGGCCGTCACCTCGGGGTCGGCGCCGGACTCGCGCGCCTGGGCGGCCCGGCGGTCCCGGGCGCCCTCGGGCTGGTCGGCCTCGTCCCGCACGGGACGCAGCACCGTCGTCTCGTCCGTGCCCGCGCCGCGCCCCGCAGGGTCGTCGGAGCCCGGCGACACCACCGGCGTCGGGACCGTCGCCGCGTCCGGGAACACGCCCGGCGCGGGCGGCAGGGGTGCCGTGGAACGGCGGGCCGCCGTGTCGGCCGCCGCCGCTGCCTCGGCCGCCTGCCTGCGGGCCTCCTCGGCGCGCAGCAGCGCCTCCTCGGCCTTGCGCTGCGCCTCCAGCCGCCGTGCCTCCTCCTCGGCGCGCAGCCTGGCCTGGCGGGCCTCCTCCTCGGCGCGCAGCCGGGCCTCCTCCTCGGCCTGCTTGCGGCGCCGTTCCTCCTCGGCCCTGCGGCGGGCCTCCTCCTCGGCGCGGGCCTTCTCCTCGGCGAGCAGCCGCTGCCGCTCCTCCTCCGCGCGCCGGGCCGCCTCCGCCGCCCGCTGCCGGGCCTCCTCGGCCTGCCGTTCGGCCTCGCGGCGCTGCGCCTCCTCCAGCTCGCGGCGCTTGCGTTCCTCCTCCTCGGCGCGCAGCCGGGCCAGCGCCTCCTGGCGCTCGCGCTCCAGGCGCTCCTCCTCGGCCTTGCGCGCGGCCTCTTCCTCGGCCTTGCGGCGGGCCTCCTCCTCGGCCTTGCGCCGCGCCTCCTCCTGGGCCTTGATCTCGGCCTCGGACAGCGGGAGCAGGGTGTCCAGCCGGTGCCGGATGACGGTCGTGACGGCCTCGGCCTCCTGGCCCGCGTCCACGACCAGGTAGCGGCCGGGGTCGGCGGCGGCCAGCGTGAGGAATCCGGACCGCACGCGCGCGTGGAACTCCGCCGGCTCCGACTCCAGACGGTCCGGCGCCTCGGTGAACCGCTCGCGGGCCGTCTCCGGGGAGACGTCCAGCAGGACGGTCAGGTTCGGGACGAGCCCGTTGGTCGCCCAGCGGTTGATGCGGGCGATCTCGGTCGGGGACAGGTCGCGGCCAGCGCCCTGGTAGGCGACGGACGAGTCGATGTAGCGGTCCGAGATCACCACCGCGCCGCGCTCCAGGGCGGGCCGTACGACGGTGTCGACGTGCTCGGCGCGGTCGGCGGCGTACAGCAGTGCCTCCGCGCGGTGGGACAAGCCCGCCGAGGACACGTCCAGCAGGATCGAGCGCAGCCGCTTGCCGACGGGGGTGGCCCCCGGCTCGCGGGTGAGCACGACCTCGTGGCCCTTGGCGCGGATCCACTCGGCGAGTGCCTCGGCCTGGGTGGACTTGCCGGCGCCGTCGCCGCCCTCCAGGGCGATGAAGAAACCGTTCGTCGCCGGTGCCTCGACCGGGTCGTCGCCGCCGAGCAGCGCGTCCTTCAGGTCCTGGCGCAGCGGGATGCCGGAGCGGTCGTCGACCTTGGCGAGCACCAGCACGGCCACGGGCAGCAGCAGCGCGCCGACGAGCATCAGGGTGAAGGAGGCGCCGCCGTGCGCGAAGACGAACCTGCCGTCCTGCAGCCGGTGCCGGCCGATGAGCCCGGCGACGACGGGCGCGATCAGGGCGCCGAGCGCTATGAAGACCCGGACGACCGCGTGCAGGTGCTCGGTGACACGGGCCCGGCGGTAGTCCTCGGTCTCCTGGTCGAGCAGGGCGTGCCCGGTGTTGGCGGCCACGCCCGCGCCGACGCCGGCCAGGGCGACGATCAGCAGGACCGTGGTGACGTCCGGGACCAGCCCGGCGGCCAGCAGGGCGATGCCGGTGAAGGCGATGGCCAGGGCGAGCAGCCGGCGGCGCGAGAGCGAGGGCAGCACGGCGGGGGCGGTGCGGATGCCGACGGCGACGCCGCCGGTCAGGCCCAGCACCAGCAGGCCGTACAGGACCGGGCCGCCGCCCAGGTCGGTGGCGTGCAGCACGCACACCGAGACGGCCGCCGCGATGGCCCCGGCCACGGCGGCGCAGGCCGGGACGAGCAGCGGGATCGCGCCCGTGCGGCCCTTGTCCACGCCGGTGCCGGTGCGCGGGCGGCGCAGGCCCTCCAGCGGGGACCGCGCGCGGGGGGTGCGCACCGCGGGCAGTTCGAGGAAGGTCAGCAGGGACAGGGAGGCCGCGAACAGTCCGGCCGCCACATACGACCCGAGGGCCGCGTGGTGCTGGTCGAACCAGGCCACCCCGGTGCCCAGGAGATTGTTCAGCAGGCCGGCGACGACGAGCGCGGCGGCGGCCAGCGGGACGGCGGCGAATCCGGTGCGCAGCGAGAGGCGGCGCAGGGCGTCCATGTGGTCGGGAAGCGGCCGTACGGTGGCCCCCTCCGGGGGCGGGCCGGGCAGCAGGGCCGGGGCCGCGCTCTCCCGGCACACCGTCCACAGGCGCTCGGCGACGCCGGTGACGAAGGCGGTGACGAGGAGGACGGCCGGTGCGTTGTCCCGGGTCCAGTCGATCCACAGGGGGGCGACGATCAGCAGGGCGGCGCGCACGCCGTCGGCGCCGACCATGGTCCAGCGGCGGTCGAGCGGGCCCTCCTGGGCGGTGAGCGAGCTCAGGGGGCCGAGGAGGACCGCGCCGAAGAGCAGTGCGGCGAGGACGCGCGCCGCGAAGACCGTCGCCACTGCGAACGCGACTCCCCGGTATCCGCCTCCGAAGGCGCCCTGGGCGATCGCCGCCTGGAGGACCAGGAGGACCAGGACGAGGAGTGCGAGGGTGTCGCCGACACTGCTGACCAGCTGTGCGCTCCACAAGCGCCTCAGCTGAGGTCGGCGCAGCAGGGAACGGACGGCGCGCTCGCGGGAGTCCGCGACCAGGGCGTCGTCCGGAGCTGTGGTGGGGGCCGTTGGCTGCTCGGCTCGCGTCATGCGTTCAGCCTATCCGCAGCCGCCGACACCACACCCGCCTCTCCTGGCATGCGCACGCCCCGACACCAAAGTGATGCCGAGGCGTTCACTTGCGAAGCGGAAGTGGTGCGACCACGGCCCCCTGTCGCCGTCCGGAGCGCGTGCCGGCCTTGTGCGCCCCCTGAAGCCGGCCTCGTCCGCCCCCTCGGTGGCAGGAGGCCGCCGACCCCTGAGAAACCAGGAGTCGGCGGCTCGGCGGCGTCAGTCCTCGGAGCCGGAAGCCGTGGCCTTGGCAGCCGTCGCCTTCTTGGCGGTCGTCTTCTTGGCCGCCGTCTTCTTCGCGGCAGCGCTCGTCGTCGTCTTCTTCGCCGCCGTCTTCTTGGCGGCGGTCTTCTTGGCCGGGGCCGCCTTCTTGGCCGTGGCCTTGGTGGCGGCCTTCTTCGCCGTCTTCTTGGCGGGGGCCTTCGCGCGCTTCTCGGCGAGCAGTTCGAAGCCGCGCTCGGGGGTGATCGTCTCCACGCTGTCGCCGGAGCGCAGGGTCGCGTTGGTCTCGCCGTCGGTGACGTACGGACCGAAGCGGCCGTCCTTGACCACGACCGGCTTGCCGGAGACCGGGTCCTCGCCCAGCTCCTTCAGCGGCGGCTTGGCGGCGGCCCGACCGCGCTGCTTGGGCTGGGCGTAGATCGCCTGCGCCTCCTCCAGCGTGATCGTGAAGAGCTGGTCCTCGGACTGCAGCGAGCGCGAGTCCGTGCCCTTCTTCAGGTAGGGGCCGTAGCGGCCGTTCTGCGCGGTGATCTCCTGCCCGTCGGCGTCGGTACCGACGACGCGCGGCAGCGACATCAGCTTCAGGGCGTCGTCGAGCGTCACCGTGTCGAGCGACATCGACTTGAACAGCGACGCCGTGCGCGGCTTGACCGCGTTCTTGCCGGTCTTCGGGGTGCCTTCGGGGAGGACCTCGGTGACGTAGGGGCCGTAGCGGCCCTTCTTGGCGACGATCGTGTGGCCGGTGGCCGGGTCGGTGCCCAGCTCCCGGTCGCCGCTGGGCTCGGCCAGCAGCTTCTCGGCCAGCTCGACGGTCAGCTCGTCCGGCGCCAGGTCGGCCGGGATGTCGGCGCGCTGGTGCTCCTCGGTGTCCTTCTCGCCGCGCTCGATGTAGGGACCGAAACGGCCCACCCGGAGCACGATGTCGTTGCCCACCGGGAACGACGACACCTCGCGGGCGTCGATCGCGCCCAGGTCGGTCACCAGCTCCTTGAGACCGCCGAGGTGGTCCCCGTCGCCGTTGCCGGCCTCGGCGGCGTCACCGACGCCGTTGTGCCCCTCACCGAAGTAGAAGCGCTTCAGCCACGGCACGGCCTGGGCCTGACCGGCGGCGATGCGGTCGAGGTCGTCCTCCATCTTGGCGGTGAAGTCGTAGTCGACGAGCCGCCCGAAGTGCTTCTCCAGGAGGTTGACCACGGCGAAGGACAGGAAGGACGGCACCAGGGCCGTGCCCTTCTTGAAGACGTAGCCGCGGTCGAGGATCGTGCCGATGATCGACGCGTACGTCGACGGGCGGCCGATCTCGCGCTCTTCCAGCTCCTTGACCAGGGAGGCCTCGGTGTAGCGGGCCGGGGGCTTGGTGGCGTGGCCGTCGGCCGTGATCTCCTCGGCGGACAGCGCGTCGCCCTCGGCGACCTGCGGCAGCCGGCGCTCGCGGTCGTCCAGCTCGGCGTTCGGGTCGTCGGCGCCCTCGACGTAGGCCTTCAGGAAGCCGTGGAAGGTGATCGTCTTGCCGGACGCGCTGAACTCGACGTCCCGGCCGTCGGCGGCGGTGCCGCCGATCCTCACGGTCACGCTGTTGCCGGTCGCGTCCTTCATCTGGGAGGCGACGGTCCGCTTCCAGATCAGCTCGTACAACTTGAACTGGTCGCCGGTCAGGCCGGTCTCGGCGGGGGTGCGGAAGCGATCGCCCGAGGGCCGGATCGCCTCGTGGGCCTCCTGCGCGTTCTTGACCTTGGCGGCGTACGTGCGCGGCTGCGGCGGGAGGTAGTCGGCGCCGTAGAGCTGGGTGACCTGCGCGCGGGCCGCCGCGATCGCCGTGTCGCTCAGCGTCGTGGAGTCCGTACGCATGTACGTGATGTAGCCGTTCTCGTACAGCTTCTGCGCGATCTGCATGGTCGCCTTCGCGCCGAAGCCGAGCTTGCGGCTGGCCTCCTGCTGCAGCGTCGTCGTGCGGAAGGGGGCGTACGGCGAGCGGCGGTACGGCTTGGACTCGACGGAGCGCACGGAGAAGCGGGTGTTCTCCAGCGCGGCGGCGAGGGCGCGGGCGGTCGCCTCGTCGAGGTGGAGGGTGTTCTCGCTCTTCAGCTGTCCCAGGGAGTCGAAGTCGCGGCCCTGCGCGACCCGCCTGCCGTCGACGGTCTGCAGGCGGGCGACCAGCGACGACGGATCCGACGGGTCTCCCGCGCGGCCGGTCGCGAAGGTGCCCGTCAGGTCCCAGTACTCGGCGGAACGGAAGGCGATGCGCTCGCGTTCCCGCTCGACCACGAGTCGTGTGGCGACGGACTGGACACGGCCGGCCGACAGCCGGGGCATGACCTTCTTCCACAGGACCGGCGAGACCTCGTAGCCGTAGAGGCGGTCGAGGATGCGGCGGGTCTCCTGGGCGTCGACCAGCTTCTTGTTGAGCTGGCGCGGGTTGGCGACGGCCTCGCGGATCGCGTCCTTGGTGATCTCGTGGAAGACCATCCGCTTGACCGGGATCTTCGGCTTGAGGACCTCCTGGAGGTGCCAGGCGATCGCCTCGCCCTCCCGGTCCTCATCGGTGGCGAGGAACAGCTCGTCGGAGTCCTTCAGCAGATCCTTGAGCTTCTTGACCTGCGCCTTCTTGTCAGCGTTGATCACATAGATCGGCTGGAAGTCATGGTCTACGTCCACACCGAGGCGGCGGACGTCGCCGGTGTACTTCTCCGGCACCTCCGCGGCGCCGTTGGGAAGGTCGCGGATGTGCCCGACGCTCGCCTCGACTACATAGCCGGGGCCGAGGTAGCCCTTGATCGTCTTCGCCTTGGCAGGCGACTCGACGATGACGAGTCGGCGGCCGCCCTGTGCGGTCTCGCTGGTCGGGGACAACTTCGCTCTTCTCTCCGGTCGACGCTTGGGCCTCCCCAGGCCTTGGTCCCGGGGTCGCGGCGTACTGCTGGCACGTGTGACGCTGCGGAGTGTGACGGTACATCCCGCCCCCGTGTCAAACGGGAAAAGCCCACAACGGCCACTCGAACGGTAACCCGACTACCGGCATTCCTGCCGCCCGGACTGCCGGGTACCCACGCGCGGCATGTCCGGAGCGTGGCGCTCCCCTTACTCTCGCCGCACGGGCGCCATCATGCGCCCGCCGATGTCAGAGCCGCGTGAGGCAGTACACGCCGAGGGCCAGCGCGCCGGCCCCGGCCACGCTCGCGAGCGCCGCCGATGCGATGTGGTTCACACCGAGGGCCACCGGCTCCCGGCGCCTGAGGCGGGTGCCGGTCCAGGCCAGCAAAGCGCCTCCGAACAGGGCGAACACCGTTCCCGTGAAGATCGCCGGCCCGCTGTCCATCCCCCGCCCGCCCTTCCTCGCCGTCCGGCCCTGCCCGCTCCGCGAGACTGGCACGGGCGGGCGACGCGCGGGCCACATCAGGGTGAACGGAGAGCCACCGTGATATCGAACACAGAGGCGAAAAACTCCCCGAGTGGGCGCGGCGCCATATTTTTCCGGCCGTTTTCCGGGCGCCGGCGTCTCAGGGCGCAGGCCGCCGGTCCGCGCCGCCGTCTCGGGGGCGCGGACCGGCGGTGTGCGCCGGTGTCTCGGGGCGCATGCCTCCGGCGCGCGCGGGCGGCCTCACGCCGGGCGCCACCGTGCGCGCCAGGGTGTCGCACCGGTGTACGACGACTAGCCGGGCGCGGGCCATGAAGTCGTCCCGGAGCGGCTACGACGGCACGGGTATGTGCCCTGCCCCGGCGGCGCGGGCCGTCGCAGACCTCGCAGACCTCAGGGCCGGGCCGCGCACACACCCCGGGGGACGGGCCCGCACGGCACAGGGCGCAGTCAGCACGGCGCCGCGGCCCGGCCCCTGGCCGGCCTGCTCAGCGCACCGGCTCCAGGAAGCCCTGCTCCACCAGCAGGCGGATCTGGGCGGGCGTCCGGTCGCGGAGGACGACCGGGTCCTCATCCACGAGCTGGGCGATGGCGTCCAGGATGCGGCCCGCGCTCAGCGTGCCGTCGCAGACGCCCGCGAACCCGGCGCCGACCGTGTCCACCTTCGTGGCCCGGCGCATCCCCCGGTGCTGGCGCAGCACCACATGCTCCGGGTCCTCGGCGCCGGGCAGCCCGACCTGCTCCTGGACCACCTCGGCGGCGAGCCTGAAGCGGCTGTCGAGCAGCGCCGCGTCGTCGTGGTCCCGGAGATAGTCGAGCCGCTCGAAGTGCGCCCGGATCGTGTCCCCGAGGGGCTGCTCGACCGGGTGCGGCCACTCCTCCACCGTGACGACGGGCTCGGCGGAATCCGTCCGGCGCAGGGTGATCCAGCCGAAGCCGACCGCCTTGACCTTGCGCGCCTCGAACTCGTCGAGCCAGGCGTCGTACCGCGCCTGGTACTCCGCCGGGTCCCCGCGGTGGTCACCGGCGTCCCTCAGCCACAGCTCGGCGTACTGCGTGACGTCCTGCACCTCGCGCTGCACGATCCAGGCATCGCACCCGCGCGGCACCCACGACCTGAGCCTGTCCTGCCAGTCCTCCCCTGCCACGTGCTGCCAGTTGGCGAGGAACTGCGCGAACCCGCCCTCGTTCAGCCGTTCCCCCGCCTGCTGAACGAGCGAGCGGCACAGATCGTCCCCGCCCATCCCGCCGTCCCGGTACGTGAGGCGGGCACCGGGAGAGATGACGAAGGGCGGGTTGGAGATGATCAGGTCGAAGGTCTCGTCGTCCCGGACCGGCTCGAACAGCGAACCCTCGCGCAGGTCGGCGGCGGGCGCACCGGAGAGCGCGAGCGTGAGCGCGGTGATGTGC
This genomic interval from Streptomyces sp. NBC_00557 contains the following:
- a CDS encoding alpha/beta hydrolase, producing the protein MHTRPSLRRTRGIRTRTARLTATLFTAAALLLSACSAGSSTSAGGTVDAALAALPRATPSALSPYYTQTLHWRACGVSGFQCATMKAPLDYARPGAGDVRLAVARKKAAGKGRPLGSLLVNPGGPGGSAIAYLQSYAGAGYPADVRAHYDMVAMDPRGVARSEPVECLDGRRMDAYAQTDLTPDNAKERAALVTADRTFAESCGAHSARLLRHVSTVEAARDMDILRAVLGDPKLNYVGASYGTFLGATYAGLFPGRVGRMVLDGAMDPALDARRMNLDQTAGFETAFQAFAKDCVRHADCPLGTAGTTPAQVGGHLEAFFRKLDAHPIPAGDPDGRKLGEALATTGVIAAMYDQGTWQQLREALTSAMKGNDGAGLLALSDSYYERDAGGHYSNLMMANAAVNCLDLPPAFTGPEQVEQALPAFEKASPVFGEVLAWSSLNCAYWPVKATGEPHRIEAQGAAPIVVVGTTRDPATPYRWALSLARQLSSGRLLTYAGDGHTAFGRGSTCIDSAIRAYLLRGTPPPAGKRCS
- a CDS encoding DNA polymerase III subunit delta'; amino-acid sequence: MTVWDDLVGQEKVSAVLDAAARDADALVTAAAADEPLPEASRMTHAWLFTGPPGAGRNQAARAFAAALQCVSPDRALGGAPGCGFCDGCHTALLGTHADVTSVAAVGSEILVKDMRDTVRKSFTAPANGRWQIILVEDAERLNEKSANAVLKAVEEPAPRTVWLLCAPSIEDVLPTIRSRCRHLNLRTPSVDAVADMLMRRDGIEPEVAVAVARATQGHVDRARRLATDPAARERRAAVLKLPLRLDEVGACLKAAQELVDAAAEDAKQLAEEMDGKEAEELKAALGAAQGGRLPRGTAGVMKDLEDMQKRRRTRTQRDSLDVALGDLTAFYRDVLALQLGSRVAIANEDAQDALDRLARGSTPESTLRRIEAIAACREALDRNVAPLLAVEAMTMALRAG
- the tmk gene encoding dTMP kinase, coding for MTRAEQPTAPTTAPDDALVADSRERAVRSLLRRPQLRRLWSAQLVSSVGDTLALLVLVLLVLQAAIAQGAFGGGYRGVAFAVATVFAARVLAALLFGAVLLGPLSSLTAQEGPLDRRWTMVGADGVRAALLIVAPLWIDWTRDNAPAVLLVTAFVTGVAERLWTVCRESAAPALLPGPPPEGATVRPLPDHMDALRRLSLRTGFAAVPLAAAALVVAGLLNNLLGTGVAWFDQHHAALGSYVAAGLFAASLSLLTFLELPAVRTPRARSPLEGLRRPRTGTGVDKGRTGAIPLLVPACAAVAGAIAAAVSVCVLHATDLGGGPVLYGLLVLGLTGGVAVGIRTAPAVLPSLSRRRLLALAIAFTGIALLAAGLVPDVTTVLLIVALAGVGAGVAANTGHALLDQETEDYRRARVTEHLHAVVRVFIALGALIAPVVAGLIGRHRLQDGRFVFAHGGASFTLMLVGALLLPVAVLVLAKVDDRSGIPLRQDLKDALLGGDDPVEAPATNGFFIALEGGDGAGKSTQAEALAEWIRAKGHEVVLTREPGATPVGKRLRSILLDVSSAGLSHRAEALLYAADRAEHVDTVVRPALERGAVVISDRYIDSSVAYQGAGRDLSPTEIARINRWATNGLVPNLTVLLDVSPETARERFTEAPDRLESEPAEFHARVRSGFLTLAAADPGRYLVVDAGQEAEAVTTVIRHRLDTLLPLSEAEIKAQEEARRKAEEEARRKAEEEAARKAEEERLERERQEALARLRAEEEERKRRELEEAQRREAERQAEEARQRAAEAARRAEEERQRLLAEEKARAEEEARRRAEEERRRKQAEEEARLRAEEEARQARLRAEEEARRLEAQRKAEEALLRAEEARRQAAEAAAAADTAARRSTAPLPPAPGVFPDAATVPTPVVSPGSDDPAGRGAGTDETTVLRPVRDEADQPEGARDRRAAQARESGADPEVTAELPQPQVPGAADETAVLPPVVPGAADETAVLPPVTPGAADETAVLPPVVPGAADETAVLPPVRSDDPAGRVPPGFFRDERSAAGPDGSEDRTREMPQIDADGAPRRRPRPDWAEETPLDDLPSLADELLGSYDEREHGDQDEEQGRKGRGRGRRG
- the topA gene encoding type I DNA topoisomerase is translated as MSPTSETAQGGRRLVIVESPAKAKTIKGYLGPGYVVEASVGHIRDLPNGAAEVPEKYTGDVRRLGVDVDHDFQPIYVINADKKAQVKKLKDLLKDSDELFLATDEDREGEAIAWHLQEVLKPKIPVKRMVFHEITKDAIREAVANPRQLNKKLVDAQETRRILDRLYGYEVSPVLWKKVMPRLSAGRVQSVATRLVVERERERIAFRSAEYWDLTGTFATGRAGDPSDPSSLVARLQTVDGRRVAQGRDFDSLGQLKSENTLHLDEATARALAAALENTRFSVRSVESKPYRRSPYAPFRTTTLQQEASRKLGFGAKATMQIAQKLYENGYITYMRTDSTTLSDTAIAAARAQVTQLYGADYLPPQPRTYAAKVKNAQEAHEAIRPSGDRFRTPAETGLTGDQFKLYELIWKRTVASQMKDATGNSVTVRIGGTAADGRDVEFSASGKTITFHGFLKAYVEGADDPNAELDDRERRLPQVAEGDALSAEEITADGHATKPPARYTEASLVKELEEREIGRPSTYASIIGTILDRGYVFKKGTALVPSFLSFAVVNLLEKHFGRLVDYDFTAKMEDDLDRIAAGQAQAVPWLKRFYFGEGHNGVGDAAEAGNGDGDHLGGLKELVTDLGAIDAREVSSFPVGNDIVLRVGRFGPYIERGEKDTEEHQRADIPADLAPDELTVELAEKLLAEPSGDRELGTDPATGHTIVAKKGRYGPYVTEVLPEGTPKTGKNAVKPRTASLFKSMSLDTVTLDDALKLMSLPRVVGTDADGQEITAQNGRYGPYLKKGTDSRSLQSEDQLFTITLEEAQAIYAQPKQRGRAAAKPPLKELGEDPVSGKPVVVKDGRFGPYVTDGETNATLRSGDSVETITPERGFELLAEKRAKAPAKKTAKKAATKATAKKAAPAKKTAAKKTAAKKTTTSAAAKKTAAKKTTAKKATAAKATASGSED
- a CDS encoding class I SAM-dependent methyltransferase, with the protein product MTDSGLASLPASDRTDIAARLRDALLAASFTADGLLDLLGAPAYAALARSETVPALRATRGDTPLETLVRLFLLQQPVPYARVAAVLPAEEALEAGWLTRVGGDEVAATVDVRPYGGPGGEDWFIVSDLGCAVGGAGGIGQRDEGVVLGVGGASTTLAGITVRTPVASALDLGTGSGIQALHAAQHATRVTATDLNPRALHITALTLALSGAPAADLREGSLFEPVRDDETFDLIISNPPFVISPGARLTYRDGGMGGDDLCRSLVQQAGERLNEGGFAQFLANWQHVAGEDWQDRLRSWVPRGCDAWIVQREVQDVTQYAELWLRDAGDHRGDPAEYQARYDAWLDEFEARKVKAVGFGWITLRRTDSAEPVVTVEEWPHPVEQPLGDTIRAHFERLDYLRDHDDAALLDSRFRLAAEVVQEQVGLPGAEDPEHVVLRQHRGMRRATKVDTVGAGFAGVCDGTLSAGRILDAIAQLVDEDPVVLRDRTPAQIRLLVEQGFLEPVR